A window of Laspinema palackyanum D2c genomic DNA:
ACAGACTTAAAAGCACTTCCACCCCCCGTCCAGCGCGTCATCCCTGCCTTACGCAGAGTCGGCTGGATCAGTTTTTGGACACAGTTAGTTCTAGCAGTTGTTGCCGGACTGATTTTCTTATTTGCAATTTTGATTGAATCTCCAGGACCTCGGGAAGCAGCCAGAACCAGTAATGTCAGCATTGCTCCGGGCATCTTTTTTGCAGTTCTGGGACTGGTTTCCCTGGGACTGAGTATCTATTGGGCTTATCGCTATACTCGCCTCTCTCAACAGCTTAGTTCGGTCAATCCTAAGCTGCGCCCCCGCAGAGCAGATACCCTACAAATGGTGCGTCGGGGTTTAATGGTCAATTTAGCCGGGATGTCCTTTACCCTGATCGCGGCCGAAGCCATTGGGGGAATCCTCCTAGCCAAGGCCCTCCAGTACCAAGGAGGAGGCTCCCTGGTGACAGCGTTGCGCCCCCAAGATTTTATTCAAGCGTTGGATATTTTTGTGGTGTTGGCGAATACGCATACGATTGTGGCCCACTTTATCGGGCTTGTTACGGGACTCTGGTTGCTCAACTGGATCGATCGCCAGACTCAAGGGTAACCCTGAAACCCTCGTGGAGGGGGTTGGGTGGGGTCCAGTTTTCCGGCCTATTGGGTTACCAGTCGAGTGCTTCGGGTGGGGCTATCTCGGAGATAGCACAGGCGATCGCCCCGGTGGTAATCCCTGGTGTTTGCATCGGCAGCACCCCTTGATGAGAATCCCTCCCCGGGGCGGTTAACGTTGGGTCAAATTCCGGCACTGTTGGGGGAGTAGATTGCCCATTGAGCCATCCCAGTCCCCCGATCGCCCCCGCCATGAGCGCGGTGTAGCCCACATACAGATGCAGGGGACTGACCGAAAATTCTAGGCTAAAGTCCCGATGATGCCAGGAAGGGATGGGTGCAGTCTGTTTCGGGGGAACGGGTAAGCAATTCGCCATTTTCGCCCCGTCTAAGCCTAAAACATCCCCAATTTTATGAATAAAACTCCGCACATAAACATCTTCCGGCAGCTTGGATAGAAAGCCGTTCTCGATCGCTTCAATATGACGGCAAGGAACCAGGGTCTGTTGATGCAAATCCAGAATCGATAAGCCGAGATCGCAGCGTGCCGCTTGGAGTTCTTGGCCAATTTGAGTCAGGCGATCGGCCCATTGTTGTTGGCGGGCGATGATTTGAGCTTGTTGTTGAGCTTGCTGCTGTTTTTTGTGACGTTGAAAGGGGTTGATTCTAGCCGGTGACGACAAGGGAGAGGGATTTAGGGCGATTTCTGCTGAATCTGAATCGCCAAGGGATTGGGAATGGCTTTCCGGTGTTCGGATGTCCTCTAATGCCTGGGACTCGTGGCGATCGCCGGGTCTGTGAGATAAGTCAAGGTCATCCATGACCCACTCAGTCTCATTCAGAGGTTCTGAATCGTCCTGAGTCGGGGAAATCCATTGCTTGAGCGTCAGCCAAATCGCTTTTTTAGCCACCGCTTGCAGCAACATAGAGGAAGCATCAGCAGACTCACCGAGTCTCTGCTTAAGGATTCCCAACGCGGTCCGATAAACTTTTGTCTGATACAGTTCCGACTCAATTTGAGTGAGGATAGCTGTCAGCTCCTCTGGAGGAAAGGTGGCTTGGGAGATGGTTTCAAGTGCCATGATACTCGTTAAATCCGGGGACGTCAGTGATGAGTAACTGAATGAAAGAACAGTTAACCCCCGCCCCTGTCTTGGCCCAAAATGTTGAGTTGAGCCAGAAATTAGACGGAGGTCTGGCTAGACAGGGATTCAGGGAGAACCTTTATCTGAGTATCTTCATTCCGGGCATTTGTAGTCGTTCCGGATGGAACGTTGCCTCCAGAGGTTACCATCAGCACCATCCAAGGGTGAGTGCACCAATGGATTCATAACCGAGTGCCGTCTGAGTCCTCAAACCTTTTCCTTCAAGAAGGGCGAGTTTCTGCTCCATCCGAGGGTGATTGCTGACTCCGAATCTGCCAAACCCTCAGAGGGCGATCGCCAGGAGTCCCACTCCAAAAAATAGAAATCGGATCAGCTACCTGCCGTGATATTCTGGTTTTGCCCTAGGATTTGCTCTTCCTGGGTTCAGGGCAATCAAAAACCTGTACGCCTCAACCGAAATGCGGGAAGGGCGTTTTCCGGTTTTCTGATTCCGTTTTGCTCCTCGCTAGTGCTCTTTATCTTCCTATTATCTGTCATGTCCCGATCGGAATCATCAAAAGAGAATGGGCAATCCCACACTTCATCCACAATTTTGACGGATGAGTCCGGGCGATCGCTATCTTGTTACATCGAACATTCTGTAGAAGTAAACGACAATACCTACGTTTTACTCACCCCCATTGATACGCCGGTGGAAATTTTCGCATGGCAAGCAGAGGATGAGGATGATGAACCCATTCCTATTAGTGAGGAGGAAGTCGATACTATTTTTGATACGGCTAAAGCGGTCCTCGAAGAACAAAACCTCACCCTCAAACGCACTGCAATTACTCTGACCGTTAGTGGCGAACTTCCGGAATTTACGGAAGAGGAAATCAGTGATGATGAGCTGGGTGAAGCGGCGGAATATGAGGAACTTCAGTGGTTAGCTAGTTTTTATCATGAAGAAGCCGAGTATGCCATCTACTCGCCTTTGGATCCGGTCTTCATTTTGGCTCGCCTCAATGAAGATGGAAACCCTGAGTTACTTTCCGATGAAGAGTTACAGGAACTTGAACCGATGATGTCTACGTTAGAAGGCATGATCGAAGAACGGTTGTTTGAAGAACTCGAATAACGAGGAAACAAGCATGGTCCTCAGTCAAACTGAGTAACCCAATTAGATGTGGGACTAGAATCAATGTTAAAGCCTGTTCAGTCCCATTTCAACAAAATTTTTAGGGGGATCAGCAGCTAAAACTAACCGAAAATCAGGGTTCGTCGGCGATCGCATTGGAGCTTCTCCACTGTGAATTTGACCGAGCATCTCGTTCGTCGTCCGCTTGATTCTTGTTGCACCAGACAGAGGCGACTCAAACTTGTAGGGAATCAGGCGCTCAGAGCTACAAAGCAGAAGATCCCTGGTTTGAAGATTACCCTCTAGCTGCATGAGTTGTCTAAGCCCTGGAAGAACATAAGACTGAATTCGCCGTCTGATGTGCAGTCTATCAATTCACAGATTACAGACTACCCTGGAATAGATGAATGCCGCGATGAAGATCCCCTCGGGGTGATGGCGGGCGATCGCTTCTCCATCAGGGCTAGATCCCCGAAGATCGTCGCGGCATCCCATCATGGTTGTTACAGATCACCAGAAGATGAAAGCAGCGAGTCAACGAAAAACAAATTGGTTGTTATATGTGGCGCTTATCCTCTGCGCTGCGATCGGAATCAGTGCATGGCAAGGTTGGCGATGGTGGCTATCGGCTAGTGCACCTGTAGCCGAATCCTTACCTCGGGATTCTGTTGTCCAAGACAATCGGCTGGAAATCGTGAAAATCGACCCCGGGGAACCGGGACAACTCATCGGACTTAAACTCGAAGAACAGGGTTTAATTCGGTCCGCGAATGCTTGGAATATGTGGACTCGGTGGCTATCTCGCCAAAACCCAGATGGAGGCTACAAGGCAGGAACCTACCAACTTTCTCCTGATGAGCCGATGCAGGCGATC
This region includes:
- a CDS encoding DUF3611 family protein; the encoded protein is MSNQTDLKALPPPVQRVIPALRRVGWISFWTQLVLAVVAGLIFLFAILIESPGPREAARTSNVSIAPGIFFAVLGLVSLGLSIYWAYRYTRLSQQLSSVNPKLRPRRADTLQMVRRGLMVNLAGMSFTLIAAEAIGGILLAKALQYQGGGSLVTALRPQDFIQALDIFVVLANTHTIVAHFIGLVTGLWLLNWIDRQTQG
- a CDS encoding helix-turn-helix domain-containing protein is translated as MALETISQATFPPEELTAILTQIESELYQTKVYRTALGILKQRLGESADASSMLLQAVAKKAIWLTLKQWISPTQDDSEPLNETEWVMDDLDLSHRPGDRHESQALEDIRTPESHSQSLGDSDSAEIALNPSPLSSPARINPFQRHKKQQQAQQQAQIIARQQQWADRLTQIGQELQAARCDLGLSILDLHQQTLVPCRHIEAIENGFLSKLPEDVYVRSFIHKIGDVLGLDGAKMANCLPVPPKQTAPIPSWHHRDFSLEFSVSPLHLYVGYTALMAGAIGGLGWLNGQSTPPTVPEFDPTLTAPGRDSHQGVLPMQTPGITTGAIACAISEIAPPEALDW
- a CDS encoding DUF3727 domain-containing protein; translation: MSRSESSKENGQSHTSSTILTDESGRSLSCYIEHSVEVNDNTYVLLTPIDTPVEIFAWQAEDEDDEPIPISEEEVDTIFDTAKAVLEEQNLTLKRTAITLTVSGELPEFTEEEISDDELGEAAEYEELQWLASFYHEEAEYAIYSPLDPVFILARLNEDGNPELLSDEELQELEPMMSTLEGMIEERLFEELE